The proteins below come from a single Streptomyces sp. SCSIO 75703 genomic window:
- a CDS encoding DUF3140 domain-containing protein — protein sequence MTDALELDALWEDFHHVVNMTSAELASWLRVRDSREEVEPLPDEAGSPTGQHVLAILQKRRMDLTEDDLRVMWRVVDTVTTQADLENEPESEDTRRRHRLMTIGHDPLKPQP from the coding sequence ATGACCGACGCCCTCGAGCTGGACGCGCTGTGGGAGGACTTCCACCACGTGGTCAACATGACCTCGGCGGAACTCGCCTCCTGGCTGCGGGTGCGCGACTCGCGGGAAGAGGTGGAACCGCTGCCCGACGAGGCCGGTTCGCCCACCGGGCAGCACGTCCTCGCCATCCTGCAGAAGCGGCGCATGGACCTCACCGAGGACGACCTGCGCGTGATGTGGCGGGTCGTGGACACGGTCACCACCCAGGCCGACCTGGAGAACGAACCGGAGTCCGAGGACACCCGCCGCAGGCACCGGCTGATGACCATCGGCCACGATCCGCTGAAGCCGCAGCCGTGA
- a CDS encoding endonuclease: MTRAEDVVRELLRTHGGTYAEEAGIRLKDTPQPLYRLLVLAHLLSARIRGSIAVATARSLHEARLSDPRRMADADWQERVDALGRGGYRRYDERTATQLGDAARLLDDRWGGDLRRLREEADGDVSALRRLLQEFPGMGPTGADIFLREAQRVWPDVAPYLDRKALQGAGRLDLPEDPRRLAALAGDTDPAVLAAALVRAAVDKEVARESLAGAAR, from the coding sequence GTGACCCGCGCCGAGGACGTCGTCCGGGAACTGCTGCGCACGCACGGTGGGACGTACGCCGAGGAGGCGGGCATCCGGCTCAAGGACACCCCGCAGCCGCTGTACCGCCTGCTGGTCCTCGCCCACCTGCTCAGCGCCCGCATCCGCGGCTCGATCGCGGTGGCCACGGCGCGCTCCCTGCACGAGGCCAGGCTGAGCGACCCGCGTCGCATGGCGGACGCCGACTGGCAGGAGCGGGTCGACGCGCTGGGCCGCGGCGGCTACCGGCGCTACGACGAGCGCACCGCCACCCAGCTCGGCGACGCCGCCCGGCTCCTCGACGACCGCTGGGGCGGCGACCTGCGACGGCTGCGCGAGGAGGCGGACGGCGACGTGTCCGCGCTGCGCCGGCTGCTCCAGGAGTTCCCCGGCATGGGGCCGACCGGCGCGGACATCTTCCTGCGCGAGGCCCAGCGGGTCTGGCCGGACGTGGCACCGTACCTGGACCGCAAGGCCCTCCAGGGCGCCGGCCGCCTGGACCTGCCGGAGGACCCCCGGCGCCTGGCCGCCCTGGCCGGGGACACCGACCCGGCCGTCCTCGCCGCCGCGCTGGTGCGGGCGGCGGTGGACAAGGAGGTCGCGCGGGAGTCCCTGGCGGGCGCCGCGCGCTGA